The following coding sequences are from one Megamonas funiformis window:
- the scfB gene encoding thioether cross-link-forming SCIFF peptide maturase: MSNKIHKFYQNGMYILLDVNSSTVHLIDKTVYDVMDYFDGTNDEEVIKNLADKYDEKDLREILEELHELMERGELFAPDIDVPPYFGETGLVKSMCLLVAEDCNLRCKYCFAGTGDMGHDRRLMTKEVGKAAVDYIIAHSGKRKHCEIDFFGGEPLVNMPVVKYVTEYVRQKEKETGKVFKLTLTTNGVLLNDENIKWLNDNNISMVLSLDGRKEVHDYMRPDVGGHGTYDKVVKNFKKLVDSRDGNNYYLRGTFTNRNMDFSKDVLSMADEGFDILSVEPVVLKDSPYGFTKEDLPKIFAEYDKLTEIYLKRKKEGKGFFFFHFNIDLEHGPCVAKRLSGCGAGHEYYAVAADGNMYPCHQFAGRENYMLGNVFEGVKNKELPKEFRKTHVLSKEKCRDCWAKFFCSGGCHANADLFHGNIHEPYELGCELQKKRCECAIVVKTAEKFGL; encoded by the coding sequence ATGAGTAATAAAATACACAAGTTTTATCAAAATGGAATGTATATATTATTAGATGTAAATAGCTCTACTGTACATTTAATTGATAAAACTGTTTATGATGTAATGGATTATTTTGATGGCACAAATGATGAAGAAGTAATTAAAAATTTGGCTGATAAATATGATGAAAAAGACCTTCGTGAAATTTTAGAAGAATTACATGAATTAATGGAACGTGGAGAATTATTTGCTCCTGATATTGATGTACCTCCATATTTTGGCGAAACAGGTCTTGTAAAATCCATGTGCCTTCTTGTAGCAGAAGATTGCAATTTACGTTGTAAATATTGTTTTGCTGGTACAGGTGATATGGGTCATGACCGTCGTTTGATGACAAAAGAAGTTGGTAAAGCTGCTGTTGATTATATCATTGCACATAGCGGTAAACGTAAACATTGCGAAATTGACTTTTTCGGTGGCGAACCACTTGTTAATATGCCTGTTGTAAAATATGTAACAGAATATGTACGTCAAAAAGAAAAAGAAACAGGAAAAGTATTTAAATTAACACTTACTACAAATGGTGTTTTATTAAATGATGAAAATATTAAATGGCTCAATGACAACAATATCAGCATGGTATTAAGCCTTGATGGTAGAAAAGAAGTTCATGATTATATGCGTCCTGATGTTGGTGGACATGGCACATATGATAAAGTTGTTAAAAACTTTAAAAAATTAGTTGATTCCCGTGATGGCAATAATTACTATTTACGTGGTACATTCACTAATCGCAATATGGACTTTTCTAAAGATGTACTCAGCATGGCTGATGAAGGTTTTGATATTTTATCTGTAGAGCCAGTTGTATTAAAAGATTCTCCATATGGATTTACAAAAGAAGATTTACCAAAAATCTTTGCTGAATATGATAAATTAACAGAAATTTATTTAAAACGTAAAAAAGAAGGTAAAGGTTTCTTCTTCTTCCACTTTAATATCGATTTAGAACATGGTCCTTGTGTTGCTAAACGCTTGAGTGGTTGTGGAGCTGGTCATGAATATTATGCTGTAGCTGCAGATGGTAATATGTATCCTTGCCATCAGTTTGCAGGCAGAGAAAATTACATGCTTGGAAATGTATTTGAAGGCGTAAAAAATAAAGAGCTTCCAAAAGAATTTAGAAAAACTCATGTATTAAGCAAAGAAAAATGTCGTGATTGTTGGGCTAAATTCTTCTGTAGTGGTGGTTGTCATGCTAATGCTGACTTATTCCATGGCAATATCCATGAACCATATGAACTTGGTTGTGAATTACAGAAAAAACGTTGTGAATGTGCTATTGTAGTAAAAACTGCTGAAAAATTTGGTTTATAA
- the gap gene encoding type I glyceraldehyde-3-phosphate dehydrogenase, which translates to MAVKVAINGFGRIGRLAFRQMFDAEGYEVVAINDLTSPKMLAHLLKYDSTQGRYEYADSVEAGENSITVNGKEITIYAKPNPEELPWGELDVDVVLECTGFFASKAKAEAHIKAGAKKVVISAPAGNDLPTIVFNVNHETLKASDTVISAASCTTNCLAPMANALNKLAPIQSGIMTTVHAYTGDQMTLDGPQRKGDLRRSRAAAVNIVPNSTGAAKAIGLVIPELNGKLIGSAQRVPTPTGSTTILVAVVKGHVTVDEINAAMKAAATESFGYTEEQLVSSDVIGMRFGSLFDATQTMVAPMEDGNTQVQVVSWYDNENSYTSQMVRTIKYFAELK; encoded by the coding sequence ATGGCAGTTAAAGTTGCTATTAATGGTTTCGGCCGTATTGGTCGTCTCGCTTTCAGACAAATGTTCGATGCAGAAGGTTATGAAGTTGTTGCAATCAACGACTTAACAAGCCCAAAAATGCTTGCTCACCTTCTTAAATACGATTCTACTCAGGGTAGATATGAATATGCTGACAGCGTTGAAGCTGGTGAAAACTCCATTACTGTAAATGGTAAAGAAATCACTATCTATGCTAAACCAAATCCTGAAGAATTACCTTGGGGCGAACTTGATGTAGACGTAGTTTTAGAATGCACAGGTTTCTTTGCTTCCAAAGCTAAAGCAGAAGCTCATATCAAAGCTGGTGCTAAAAAAGTTGTTATCTCCGCTCCTGCTGGTAACGATCTTCCTACAATCGTTTTCAATGTAAACCATGAAACTTTAAAAGCTAGCGATACAGTTATTTCCGCTGCTTCTTGTACAACTAACTGCTTAGCTCCAATGGCTAACGCTCTTAATAAACTTGCTCCTATCCAGAGCGGTATCATGACTACAGTTCATGCTTACACTGGTGACCAGATGACTCTTGATGGCCCTCAGCGTAAAGGTGACTTACGTCGTTCCCGTGCTGCAGCTGTTAATATCGTTCCTAACTCCACTGGTGCTGCAAAAGCTATCGGTCTTGTTATTCCTGAATTAAACGGTAAATTAATCGGCTCCGCACAGCGCGTTCCTACCCCTACAGGATCTACTACTATTTTAGTAGCAGTTGTAAAAGGCCATGTAACTGTTGATGAAATCAATGCTGCTATGAAAGCTGCTGCAACTGAATCTTTCGGTTACACTGAAGAACAACTCGTATCCAGCGATGTTATCGGTATGAGATTTGGTTCCCTCTTCGATGCAACTCAGACTATGGTTGCTCCTATGGAAGATGGCAACACTCAAGTACAAGTTGTTTCTTGGTATGATAACGAAAACAGCTACACTAGCCAGATGGTTCGTACAATTAAATACTTCGCTGAACTTAAGTAA
- a CDS encoding phosphoglycerate kinase: MNKKSIRDIDVNGKKVFIRVDFNVPMDENQNITNDKRIRATLPTLNYLLENNAAIILACHVGRPKGQRVPELSVKPIVARLSELLGKEVKYAEDCVGEAASKAAADLKPGEVLLLENLRYHNEETKNDPEFAKQLASLADVAVDDAFGVSHRAHASNAGIAQYVEVVGGFLIEKEIQFIGKALSNPERPFVAIIGGAKVSDKIGVISNLLEKADAVVIGGGMANTFLAAQGKGIGSSLFEEEKLPLAKELLAKAEEKGVKVFLPAEVVVADKFAADANHKTVSVDEVPADWMILDNKFSKECQEALENAKTIVWNGPMGVFEFDAFAHGTEDIAHAVAESTGISIVGGGDSIAALKKTGLSDKITHISTGGGATLEFLEGKPMPGIAAIADK, from the coding sequence ATGAATAAGAAATCTATTAGAGACATTGATGTAAACGGTAAAAAAGTCTTTATTCGTGTAGACTTTAACGTACCAATGGACGAAAATCAAAACATCACTAATGACAAACGTATTCGTGCTACATTACCTACTTTAAATTATCTTTTAGAAAACAATGCAGCAATTATTCTTGCTTGCCATGTTGGTCGTCCAAAAGGACAGAGAGTTCCTGAATTATCTGTTAAACCTATCGTTGCTAGACTTTCTGAACTCTTAGGTAAAGAAGTTAAATATGCTGAAGATTGTGTTGGCGAAGCTGCAAGTAAAGCTGCTGCTGATTTAAAACCAGGTGAAGTATTACTTCTTGAAAACCTCCGTTATCACAATGAAGAAACTAAAAATGATCCTGAATTTGCAAAACAACTTGCTTCTTTAGCAGATGTTGCTGTTGATGATGCATTTGGTGTATCTCACAGAGCACATGCTTCTAACGCTGGTATCGCTCAGTATGTAGAAGTTGTTGGCGGTTTCTTAATTGAAAAAGAAATTCAGTTCATTGGTAAAGCATTATCCAATCCAGAACGTCCTTTCGTTGCTATCATTGGTGGTGCAAAAGTTTCTGACAAAATCGGTGTTATTTCCAACTTATTAGAAAAAGCTGATGCAGTTGTAATCGGTGGCGGTATGGCAAATACATTCCTCGCTGCTCAAGGTAAAGGTATTGGTTCTTCTTTATTCGAAGAAGAAAAATTACCACTTGCTAAAGAATTACTTGCGAAAGCTGAAGAAAAAGGCGTAAAAGTATTCCTTCCTGCTGAAGTTGTTGTTGCAGATAAATTTGCAGCAGATGCAAATCATAAAACTGTATCCGTTGATGAAGTTCCAGCTGACTGGATGATTCTTGACAATAAATTCAGCAAAGAATGCCAAGAAGCTTTAGAAAATGCAAAAACAATCGTATGGAATGGACCTATGGGTGTATTCGAATTTGATGCATTCGCTCATGGTACTGAAGATATCGCTCATGCAGTTGCTGAATCCACTGGTATCAGCATTGTTGGTGGCGGTGACTCCATTGCTGCTCTTAAGAAAACTGGTCTTTCCGACAAAATTACTCACATTTCCACTGGTGGCGGTGCTACATTAGAATTCCTCGAAGGTAAACCAATGCCAGGTATTGCAGCTATTGCTGACAAATAA
- the tpiA gene encoding triose-phosphate isomerase: MRKPIIAGNWKMNNTVAAGTALVKELAPLVKDNNAVDIVVCPTFTALAAVCEAVKGTNIHVGAQNVHWEKSGAFTGEISAEMLTELGVEYVVIGHSERREMFGETDEYVNKRAKAALAAGITPIICCGETLETREAGTTNDFVSGQIKAALEGLTAQQVASLVIAYEPIWAIGTGKTATFEQAEEVCACIRETVKAMFDEATSDAVRIQYGGSVKPATIDGLMQKPNVDGALVGGASLKAADFSAIVNFK, encoded by the coding sequence ATGCGTAAACCTATTATTGCTGGTAACTGGAAAATGAACAATACAGTAGCTGCTGGTACTGCTCTTGTAAAAGAATTAGCTCCACTTGTAAAAGATAACAATGCTGTAGATATCGTTGTATGCCCAACATTTACTGCTCTTGCTGCTGTTTGTGAAGCTGTAAAAGGTACTAACATTCATGTTGGTGCTCAGAACGTTCATTGGGAAAAAAGCGGTGCTTTCACTGGCGAAATTTCCGCTGAAATGCTCACAGAACTTGGCGTTGAATATGTTGTAATCGGTCACTCCGAACGTCGTGAAATGTTTGGTGAAACTGATGAATATGTAAATAAACGTGCAAAAGCTGCATTAGCTGCTGGTATTACTCCTATCATTTGCTGTGGTGAAACTTTAGAAACTCGTGAAGCTGGTACAACTAATGATTTCGTTAGTGGTCAGATCAAAGCTGCACTTGAAGGTTTAACTGCTCAGCAAGTTGCTAGCCTTGTTATTGCTTATGAACCAATCTGGGCTATCGGTACTGGTAAAACTGCTACATTTGAACAAGCTGAAGAAGTTTGCGCTTGCATTCGTGAAACTGTTAAAGCTATGTTTGATGAAGCTACTAGCGATGCTGTTCGTATTCAATATGGCGGAAGTGTAAAACCTGCTACTATTGATGGTTTAATGCAAAAACCAAACGTTGATGGTGCTTTAGTTGGTGGCGCTTCTTTAAAAGCTGCTGATTTCAGTGCTATTGTTAACTTTAAATAA
- the gpmI gene encoding 2,3-bisphosphoglycerate-independent phosphoglycerate mutase: MSKLNAPVALIIMDGWGVGDAQSTTNAVNVGKTPVIDGLTAKYPHAQLACSGEAVGLPDGQMGNSEVGHTNIGAGRIVYQELTRITKAIREGAFFKNPVFLDVINAVKKNNGALHLMGLLSDGGVHSHNSHLYALLQLAKQEGVENVFVHAFLDGRDVPPSSAADYLAELEAKLKEIGVGKIATISGRYYAMDRDKRWDRVQKAYNAIALGEGVKQASSELAIKNSYEEDTTDEFVVPVVVGNYAGMTSNDGAIFFNFRPDRARELTHAFVDTTFDGFARNEDLKITFATMTQYEKGMNVEIAYKPESLTNTLGEYVSKLGYTQLRIAETEKYAHVTFFFNGGIEQPYEGEDRILVPSPKVATYDLQPEMSAIEVTDKVVEAILSKKYDFIILNYANGDMVGHTGVMEAAVKAVETVDTCVGRFVDAIKQVGGTVCITADHGNAEKMLDEETKEAFTAHTTNPVPFIVVSDKVKEVKDGALCDIAPTLLKLAGLEVPAEMTGKALID; the protein is encoded by the coding sequence ATGTCAAAACTTAACGCTCCTGTTGCTTTAATTATTATGGATGGTTGGGGAGTTGGCGATGCTCAAAGCACAACTAATGCTGTTAATGTAGGTAAAACACCTGTTATTGATGGTTTAACAGCAAAATATCCTCATGCTCAACTTGCTTGCTCTGGTGAAGCAGTAGGTCTTCCTGATGGACAAATGGGAAATTCCGAAGTTGGTCATACAAATATTGGTGCTGGTCGTATCGTTTATCAAGAATTAACACGTATTACAAAAGCTATACGTGAAGGCGCATTCTTCAAAAATCCTGTATTTTTGGATGTTATTAATGCTGTTAAGAAAAACAATGGTGCGCTTCATTTAATGGGATTATTATCCGATGGCGGAGTTCATAGCCATAATAGTCATCTTTATGCACTCTTACAGCTTGCAAAACAAGAAGGCGTTGAAAACGTTTTCGTTCATGCTTTCCTTGATGGACGTGATGTACCACCATCTAGTGCTGCTGATTATTTAGCTGAGCTTGAAGCTAAATTAAAAGAAATTGGCGTTGGTAAAATAGCTACAATTTCTGGTCGTTATTATGCTATGGACCGTGATAAACGTTGGGATCGTGTTCAGAAAGCTTATAATGCTATCGCTTTAGGCGAAGGTGTAAAACAAGCTTCTAGCGAACTTGCAATTAAAAATTCTTATGAAGAAGATACTACTGATGAATTTGTTGTTCCTGTTGTTGTTGGCAACTATGCAGGTATGACAAGCAATGATGGAGCTATTTTCTTTAACTTCCGTCCTGATAGAGCACGTGAACTTACTCATGCTTTTGTGGATACTACTTTTGATGGCTTTGCTCGCAATGAAGATTTGAAAATTACATTTGCAACAATGACTCAATATGAAAAAGGTATGAATGTAGAAATTGCTTATAAACCTGAGTCTTTAACAAATACTTTAGGTGAATATGTAAGCAAACTCGGTTATACTCAACTTCGTATTGCAGAAACTGAAAAATATGCACATGTAACTTTCTTCTTTAACGGCGGTATTGAACAGCCTTATGAAGGTGAAGATCGTATCTTAGTACCTTCTCCAAAAGTTGCTACTTACGATTTACAACCTGAAATGAGTGCTATTGAAGTTACTGATAAAGTTGTAGAAGCTATTTTATCTAAAAAATATGATTTCATCATTTTAAACTATGCTAATGGTGATATGGTTGGTCATACAGGTGTTATGGAAGCAGCTGTAAAAGCTGTAGAAACTGTAGATACTTGTGTTGGTCGCTTTGTAGATGCAATAAAACAAGTTGGCGGTACTGTATGTATTACAGCTGACCATGGTAATGCTGAAAAAATGTTAGATGAAGAAACTAAAGAAGCATTTACAGCACATACTACAAATCCTGTACCATTTATCGTAGTTTCTGATAAAGTAAAAGAAGTTAAAGATGGTGCTTTATGTGATATTGCTCCAACTTTATTGAAATTAGCAGGTCTTGAAGTTCCAGCAGAAATGACTGGAAAAGCTTTAATCGATTAA
- a CDS encoding iron-sulfur cluster assembly scaffold protein, with protein sequence MIYSQEVSNMTCVAKGIEKHGPAPIPEEGKWVQAKEIKDISGLTHGVGWCAPQQGACKLTLNVKEGVIQEALVETIGCSGMTHSAAMASEILPGKTILEALNTDLVCDAINTAMRELFLQIVYGRTQTAFSEGGLPIGAGLEDLGKGLRSQVGTMYGTLEKGPRYLELAEGYVTRIALDAEDRIIGYEFVHLGKMMEMITKKGIPAQEALEKAKGTYGRFADAARYVDPRKE encoded by the coding sequence ATGATCTATTCACAAGAAGTGTCTAATATGACATGTGTGGCAAAAGGCATTGAAAAACATGGCCCAGCTCCAATTCCTGAAGAAGGCAAATGGGTACAGGCTAAAGAAATTAAAGATATCAGCGGTTTAACTCATGGTGTTGGCTGGTGTGCTCCTCAACAGGGTGCATGTAAACTAACTCTTAATGTTAAAGAAGGCGTTATCCAAGAAGCTTTAGTAGAAACTATTGGTTGCTCTGGTATGACTCATTCCGCAGCTATGGCTTCTGAAATTCTTCCTGGTAAAACTATTCTTGAAGCATTAAACACAGACCTCGTTTGTGATGCTATTAACACTGCTATGAGAGAATTATTCCTCCAGATTGTATACGGTAGAACTCAGACTGCATTCTCCGAAGGTGGTCTTCCTATCGGTGCTGGCCTCGAAGACCTTGGTAAAGGTTTAAGAAGCCAAGTTGGTACTATGTATGGTACACTTGAAAAAGGTCCTCGTTATCTTGAACTTGCTGAAGGTTATGTAACAAGAATTGCTCTTGATGCAGAAGATCGTATCATTGGTTATGAATTCGTTCACCTCGGCAAAATGATGGAAATGATCACTAAAAAAGGTATTCCTGCACAGGAAGCTTTAGAAAAAGCAAAAGGTACTTATGGACGTTTTGCTGACGCTGCAAGATACGTAGATCCTCGTAAAGAATAA
- a CDS encoding GGGtGRT protein, which yields MALFESYERRIDKINKALDSYGISSLEEAKKICDDKGIDVAKIVKDTQPICFENACWAYTVGAAMAIKKGTTKAVEAAKIIGEGLQAFCIPGSVAENRKVGLGHGNLASMLLSEDAKCFAFLAGHESFAAAEGAIKIAEKANKVRKEPLKVILNGLGKDAAQIISRINGFTYVQTQFDYATGEVSVVNETAYSNGPRAAIKCYGADSVQEGVAIMHKEDVDISITGNSTNPTRFQHPVAGCYKKECIEKGKKYFSVASGGGTGRTLHPDNMAAGPASYGMTDTMGRMHSDAQFAGSSSVPAHVEMMGLIGMGNNPMVGASVAVAVAIEEAMSK from the coding sequence ATGGCATTGTTTGAAAGTTACGAACGTCGTATTGACAAAATTAACAAAGCTTTAGACAGCTATGGTATCTCTTCTTTAGAAGAAGCTAAAAAAATCTGTGATGATAAAGGCATAGATGTAGCTAAAATCGTTAAAGATACACAGCCAATCTGCTTTGAAAATGCTTGCTGGGCTTACACAGTAGGTGCAGCTATGGCTATTAAAAAAGGTACTACAAAAGCTGTAGAAGCTGCTAAAATTATTGGTGAAGGTTTACAGGCTTTCTGTATTCCAGGTTCTGTTGCTGAAAACAGAAAAGTTGGCTTAGGTCATGGTAATCTTGCATCCATGCTTTTAAGTGAAGATGCAAAATGCTTTGCTTTCCTTGCTGGTCATGAATCTTTTGCTGCTGCAGAAGGTGCTATTAAAATTGCTGAAAAAGCAAACAAAGTAAGAAAAGAACCATTAAAAGTTATTTTAAATGGTCTTGGTAAAGATGCTGCTCAGATCATCTCTCGTATCAACGGCTTCACTTATGTTCAGACTCAGTTTGATTATGCTACAGGTGAAGTTAGTGTAGTTAATGAAACTGCATATTCTAACGGCCCTCGTGCTGCTATCAAATGCTATGGTGCAGATAGCGTTCAAGAAGGCGTTGCAATTATGCACAAAGAAGATGTTGACATCTCTATCACTGGTAACTCTACTAATCCTACCCGTTTCCAACATCCAGTAGCTGGTTGCTACAAAAAAGAATGTATCGAAAAGGGTAAAAAATATTTCTCCGTTGCTTCCGGTGGCGGTACTGGTAGAACATTGCATCCAGATAACATGGCAGCAGGTCCTGCTTCCTATGGTATGACTGATACTATGGGTCGTATGCACTCTGATGCTCAGTTTGCAGGTTCTTCTTCTGTTCCTGCTCACGTAGAAATGATGGGTCTTATCGGTATGGGTAATAACCCTATGGTAGGCGCTAGCGTAGCAGTAGCAGTAGCTATTGAAGAAGCAATGAGCAAATAA
- the pyk gene encoding pyruvate kinase, with amino-acid sequence MLKKTKIVCTMGPNYDNGTELLENVIENGMNVARFNFSHGDYAEHEERINKVKEVSKKMGKTVSLMLDTKGPEMRLGDFAEGKVYLKKGNKFTLTNDDIPGDETHVSINHKKLYTEVKPGNTLLLSDGLVGLHVDEIVGKDIVCTILNDGPMSTRKRAAAPGVSLGLPAISEQDRNDIIFGIEHDMDFVAASFIQRAEDVEAIRALIKEHGGHMEIISKIECVEAVKNIDAIIAASDAIMVARGDLGVEMPAEEVPLIQKDIIKKCNKLGKPVIVATQMLETMTSNPRPTRAEASDVANAIFDGADAIMLSGESANGDYPLEAVSTMNVIAKRVEQALEYKEIFVSKGFTHHNVTTTDVIAHATVQMAYELSAQAIITPTESGYTSKVVSKYRPKATIIAYTPNDRVARHLNLRWGVVPVEGKAWDDVDEMIATATAASVRQGIVKQGDKTIITSGMKFGEGNTSTIRVHTI; translated from the coding sequence ATGTTAAAGAAAACAAAAATCGTTTGCACAATGGGTCCTAACTATGACAATGGTACTGAACTTTTAGAAAACGTTATTGAAAACGGCATGAACGTTGCTCGTTTCAACTTCTCTCATGGTGACTATGCAGAACATGAAGAACGTATTAATAAAGTTAAAGAAGTTTCCAAAAAAATGGGTAAAACTGTATCTTTAATGCTTGATACAAAAGGACCTGAAATGCGTCTTGGCGATTTTGCTGAAGGTAAAGTATACCTTAAAAAAGGTAATAAATTCACTTTAACTAATGATGACATTCCAGGTGACGAAACTCATGTTTCCATCAATCACAAAAAACTTTACACAGAAGTTAAACCAGGTAATACTTTATTACTTTCTGATGGTCTTGTAGGTCTTCATGTTGACGAAATCGTAGGTAAAGACATCGTTTGCACAATTTTAAATGATGGTCCTATGAGCACTCGTAAACGTGCTGCAGCTCCTGGTGTATCCCTCGGTCTTCCTGCTATTTCTGAACAAGATAGAAACGATATCATTTTCGGTATTGAACATGATATGGATTTCGTAGCAGCTTCCTTCATCCAACGTGCTGAAGACGTTGAAGCTATCCGTGCTCTTATTAAAGAACATGGCGGACACATGGAAATCATTTCCAAAATCGAATGTGTTGAAGCTGTTAAAAATATTGATGCTATCATCGCTGCTTCCGACGCTATCATGGTTGCTCGTGGTGACCTTGGTGTTGAAATGCCAGCTGAAGAAGTTCCACTTATTCAGAAAGATATCATCAAAAAATGTAACAAACTTGGCAAACCAGTTATCGTAGCTACTCAGATGCTTGAAACTATGACTTCTAACCCACGTCCAACTCGTGCAGAAGCTTCTGACGTTGCTAACGCTATCTTTGATGGTGCAGACGCTATCATGCTTTCTGGTGAATCCGCTAATGGTGATTATCCATTAGAAGCTGTTTCTACAATGAACGTTATTGCTAAACGTGTAGAACAAGCTCTTGAATACAAAGAAATCTTCGTATCCAAAGGTTTCACTCATCACAATGTTACTACAACTGACGTTATCGCTCATGCTACAGTACAGATGGCTTATGAACTTAGTGCACAAGCTATCATCACTCCAACTGAAAGCGGTTACACTTCTAAAGTTGTATCCAAATATCGTCCAAAAGCTACAATCATCGCTTATACTCCAAATGATCGTGTAGCTCGTCACTTAAATCTTCGTTGGGGCGTTGTTCCAGTAGAAGGTAAAGCTTGGGACGATGTTGATGAAATGATCGCAACAGCTACTGCTGCATCTGTTCGTCAGGGCATTGTAAAACAGGGTGATAAAACA